Proteins encoded in a region of the Alphaproteobacteria bacterium genome:
- a CDS encoding tRNA methyltransferase — protein sequence MDYMERAMTTRFPSWKAFCEERKGLRRVAVSASASQSCYEFSFEPSDLLIMGQESSGFPPEIIKDCHESVIIPMVSGVRSLNLALAAAIVSTEALRQTHQLPGGSL from the coding sequence GTATGGATTATATGGAAAGGGCCATGACAACGCGGTTTCCTTCTTGGAAAGCTTTTTGTGAGGAAAGGAAAGGGCTACGGCGTGTAGCTGTCAGTGCGAGTGCTTCTCAGAGCTGTTATGAATTTTCCTTTGAACCCTCCGATTTGCTGATCATGGGACAAGAAAGTTCTGGTTTTCCGCCAGAAATTATAAAAGACTGTCATGAAAGTGTAATTATCCCCATGGTTTCAGGTGTGCGTTCTTTAAATCTTGCTCTTGCGGCTGCTATTGTTTCAACTGAAGCCCTTCGTCAAACCCACCAACTTCCAGGAGGTTCCCTATGA